In Sideroxyarcus emersonii, one DNA window encodes the following:
- a CDS encoding alpha/beta hydrolase: MEKAGRTAVILKWSRRIRWALMLAVLAYLSVCAYMWATQREKIFKPVAMLQTSPQRLGMKFEEVHIPSGSGAERGDLFAWWIPAASADAPTMLYLHGNDRNISAALDIDKAARLHDMGYNLLMVDYRGYGKSGGGEPSESKVYEDADASWNYLLKQRASDPQRTFIFGHSLGSAIAIDLAVRHPEAAGVIAESGFTSLVDMGEIEYPYLPVEPLLNQRFDSLGKIGNLKIPLLLIHGTWDSLVPYRMSQRLFERAPSQKTLKLIEGGEHNNNAIIAPLEYRAAVDDFIRHHTMQH; this comes from the coding sequence ATGGAAAAAGCTGGAAGAACAGCCGTCATCCTGAAGTGGTCCAGGCGCATCCGCTGGGCGCTGATGCTGGCGGTACTGGCGTATCTGTCGGTGTGCGCCTATATGTGGGCAACGCAACGCGAGAAGATATTCAAACCCGTTGCGATGCTGCAGACCTCGCCACAACGGCTCGGCATGAAATTCGAGGAGGTCCACATCCCTTCCGGCAGCGGTGCGGAGCGCGGCGACCTGTTCGCGTGGTGGATACCTGCGGCGAGTGCCGATGCCCCGACCATGCTCTATCTGCACGGCAACGACAGGAACATCTCGGCCGCGCTGGATATCGACAAGGCGGCACGCTTGCACGACATGGGCTACAACCTGCTGATGGTCGACTATCGCGGTTACGGCAAGAGCGGCGGGGGGGAACCCAGCGAATCCAAGGTGTATGAAGATGCCGATGCGAGCTGGAACTATCTGCTCAAGCAACGCGCAAGCGATCCGCAACGAACTTTCATATTCGGCCACTCGCTGGGAAGTGCCATCGCCATCGATCTGGCCGTGCGCCACCCGGAAGCGGCCGGCGTCATCGCGGAGAGCGGCTTCACCTCGCTGGTGGATATGGGGGAAATTGAATATCCCTATCTACCGGTGGAGCCGTTGCTGAACCAGCGCTTCGACTCGCTCGGCAAAATAGGCAACTTGAAGATTCCGCTGCTGCTGATCCACGGAACATGGGACAGTCTGGTGCCATACCGGATGAGCCAGCGCCTGTTCGAACGGGCACCGTCGCAGAAGACGCTGAAACTGATCGAGGGCGGCGAGCACAACAATAACGCCATCATTGCGCCGCTCGAATATCGCGCTGCAGTAGATGATTTCATCCGGCACCACACGATGCAGCATTGA
- a CDS encoding NAD(P)/FAD-dependent oxidoreductase, translating into MDTTRFDVLIVGAGAAGMMCALTAAQRGRSVLLLEHAPKLAEKIRISGGGRCNFTNLHAKPDNYLSQNPHFCRSALARFTPQHFIDMLDRHGIGYHEKTLGQLFCNDGSEAIIAMLRSECDTAGVRWCMPCSVEKIERSDAFYVTASRGRFRAAALVIATGGMSIPKIGATPFGYKVAEQFGIPMTRLKPGLVPLSFHPEEWAMYAGLSGASVEAVVSFGKRSFRENLLFTHRGLSGPAILQISSYWEAGKPLSIDLLPDHDVREIFLQQRGSKMLLSNFLAQYLPKRLAEIVATQWLENKPLNQYAEKELKALADKLKAWQVTPTGTLGYSKAEVTCGGVDTHALSSRTMECNEVPGLYFIGEVMDVTGQLGGYNFQWAWSSAYAAGQAV; encoded by the coding sequence ATGGATACAACCAGGTTCGATGTATTGATCGTCGGGGCAGGTGCTGCCGGGATGATGTGCGCCTTGACCGCGGCTCAGCGAGGGCGCTCGGTCTTGCTGCTGGAGCATGCGCCCAAGCTGGCCGAGAAGATACGCATCTCCGGCGGCGGACGCTGCAACTTCACCAATCTGCATGCAAAACCGGATAACTACCTGTCGCAGAATCCGCATTTTTGCCGTTCCGCACTCGCGCGTTTCACGCCGCAACATTTCATCGACATGCTGGACAGGCACGGCATCGGTTATCACGAGAAAACGCTCGGGCAGCTGTTCTGCAACGACGGTTCGGAAGCGATCATCGCCATGCTCAGATCGGAATGCGATACGGCAGGGGTGCGCTGGTGCATGCCGTGCAGCGTGGAAAAGATCGAGCGCAGCGATGCGTTCTACGTGACCGCGTCGCGCGGGAGATTCCGTGCCGCCGCGCTGGTCATCGCCACCGGCGGCATGTCCATCCCCAAGATCGGCGCCACTCCGTTCGGGTACAAGGTCGCCGAGCAGTTCGGCATTCCCATGACCAGGCTTAAACCGGGCCTGGTGCCACTCAGTTTCCATCCTGAAGAATGGGCAATGTACGCCGGATTATCCGGTGCTTCCGTGGAAGCGGTCGTCAGTTTCGGCAAGCGCAGTTTCCGCGAGAACCTGCTGTTCACCCATCGCGGCCTGAGCGGCCCAGCCATCCTGCAAATCTCGTCCTACTGGGAAGCGGGCAAACCGCTGTCCATAGACCTGTTGCCCGATCACGATGTGCGGGAAATCTTCCTGCAACAGCGCGGCAGCAAAATGCTGCTGAGCAACTTCCTCGCCCAGTACCTGCCGAAACGCCTGGCCGAGATCGTCGCCACGCAATGGCTGGAAAACAAGCCGCTCAACCAGTATGCGGAAAAGGAACTGAAGGCATTGGCCGACAAGCTGAAAGCGTGGCAGGTCACGCCGACCGGCACCCTGGGTTACAGCAAGGCGGAAGTAACCTGCGGCGGAGTGGATACGCATGCGCTGTCATCCAGGACGATGGAGTGCAACGAGGTGCCCGGGCTGTATTTCATCGGCGAAGTGATGGATGTCACCGGCCAGCTCGGCGGATACAATTTCCAGTGGGCCTGGTCGTCTGCCTACGCGGCAGGGCAGGCGGTTTAG
- a CDS encoding LemA family protein, whose protein sequence is MRALLAVLMTALLSGCGYNDFQSYDEQVKADWAEVLNQYQRRFDLVPNLVNTVKGYAQQEKDVLIGVTEARAKVGTIQATPALINDPKAFAQFQAAQGELTTALSKLMMVTENYPQLKSDAVFRDLQAQLEGTENRITVARNRYIKSVQAYNVLARSFPTNLTAMLFSYSVKPSFTVEDEKAVSKAPTVDFSAPKAAPAK, encoded by the coding sequence ATGCGAGCACTATTGGCGGTACTGATGACAGCGTTGTTAAGCGGTTGCGGCTACAACGATTTCCAGAGTTATGACGAGCAGGTCAAGGCCGACTGGGCGGAAGTGCTGAACCAGTACCAGCGCCGCTTCGATCTGGTCCCTAACTTGGTGAACACGGTCAAGGGTTATGCGCAGCAGGAAAAGGATGTGCTGATCGGGGTGACCGAGGCGCGTGCCAAGGTCGGCACCATTCAGGCAACGCCGGCACTGATCAACGATCCCAAGGCATTTGCCCAGTTCCAGGCTGCCCAGGGGGAACTGACGACGGCATTGAGCAAACTGATGATGGTGACGGAGAACTATCCGCAACTGAAATCCGATGCCGTCTTCCGCGACTTGCAGGCGCAGTTGGAGGGTACGGAGAATCGCATCACCGTGGCGCGCAACCGCTACATCAAATCGGTCCAGGCCTACAATGTGCTGGCGCGTTCGTTCCCGACCAACCTGACGGCAATGTTGTTCAGCTACAGCGTCAAGCCTTCGTTCACCGTGGAAGACGAGAAGGCTGTTTCGAAGGCGCCGACGGTGGATTTCTCCGCGCCCAAGGCTGCGCCGGCAAAATAA
- a CDS encoding YgcG family protein, producing MKRFAQLLLLALLLCGTARAEVAVPRLTQRVTDLTATLDASEIQALDARLAAFEASKGSQVAVLILPSTQPETIEQFGIRVVDAWKLGRKGVDDGVLLLVAKDDHKLRIEVGYGLEGALNDATAKRIVSEVISPYFRRGEFYRGIDAGVSAIIQVVEGESLPPPAPKASPSSGNGSDSLGQLLGIGFIIFMVGNIILRQLLGRLPSGLIVGGVIGLLVWATLFSVAWAIAAAVAAFLFSLLFGTSGWGPSFPSGWGGGGSWGSGGGGDFGGGGGGFGGGGASGDW from the coding sequence ATGAAGCGGTTCGCACAGCTTCTCCTGCTCGCGCTGCTGCTGTGCGGCACAGCGCGGGCCGAGGTTGCGGTGCCCCGGCTTACCCAGCGCGTCACCGATCTGACCGCCACGCTCGACGCCTCCGAGATACAGGCGCTGGACGCCAGACTGGCGGCATTCGAAGCTAGCAAGGGGTCGCAGGTTGCCGTGCTCATATTGCCCAGCACGCAACCGGAAACGATTGAGCAATTCGGCATCCGCGTGGTGGATGCCTGGAAGCTCGGGCGCAAGGGGGTGGACGATGGCGTGCTGCTGCTTGTCGCCAAGGATGACCACAAGCTGCGCATCGAAGTGGGTTACGGCCTGGAAGGCGCGCTGAACGATGCCACGGCGAAGCGCATCGTGTCCGAGGTCATCTCACCCTATTTCAGGCGTGGCGAGTTCTACCGCGGCATCGATGCCGGCGTGAGCGCCATCATCCAGGTGGTCGAAGGAGAGTCGCTGCCGCCTCCCGCACCGAAAGCATCGCCATCATCCGGCAACGGTTCTGATAGCCTGGGACAGTTGCTGGGTATCGGATTCATCATCTTCATGGTTGGCAACATCATATTGCGGCAATTGCTGGGCCGGCTTCCCAGCGGCCTGATCGTCGGCGGAGTGATCGGGTTGCTGGTCTGGGCGACCTTGTTCTCGGTGGCCTGGGCGATCGCCGCCGCAGTGGCGGCTTTCCTGTTCTCCCTGCTGTTCGGGACGAGCGGATGGGGGCCATCCTTTCCGTCAGGCTGGGGAGGCGGCGGAAGCTGGGGAAGCGGAGGAGGAGGGGACTTCGGTGGCGGTGGTGGCGGATTCGGTGGTGGTGGGGCCTCGGGAGATTGGTAA
- a CDS encoding TPM domain-containing protein: MDIKRIIKHLSSSQAAMRRIFPRAALENIERTIAEVERTHAGQIRFVVEAALDTRPLLAGQSARERAIEVFSMLRIWDTEHNNGVLIYLLLADRDVEIVADRGVHAKLGNETWETVCRQMEAAFRQGKFEAGVIAGIRSVGGYLALHYPQTGSKANELPDAPVLL, translated from the coding sequence ATGGATATCAAACGCATCATCAAACATCTCTCGTCCAGCCAGGCTGCGATGCGCAGGATCTTCCCGCGCGCCGCGCTGGAAAACATCGAGCGCACCATTGCGGAGGTCGAGCGGACGCATGCCGGCCAGATCCGCTTCGTTGTTGAGGCGGCACTGGACACCAGGCCCTTGCTGGCCGGACAGAGCGCCCGAGAACGGGCGATCGAGGTCTTTTCCATGTTGCGTATCTGGGATACCGAACATAACAATGGTGTGCTGATCTATCTGCTGCTGGCCGATCGTGATGTCGAGATCGTGGCGGACCGCGGCGTGCATGCCAAACTTGGCAATGAAACCTGGGAAACGGTCTGCCGGCAAATGGAAGCGGCCTTTCGCCAAGGGAAATTCGAAGCGGGTGTCATTGCCGGGATACGCAGCGTAGGAGGGTATCTGGCGCTTCATTATCCGCAAACCGGCAGCAAGGCCAACGAGTTGCCGGATGCGCCGGTTCTGCTCTGA